Below is a genomic region from Bacillus mycoides.
AACTTCTGTTGTTTTTACTTATCCTCCCACATACAGCAAAAACGTTTATAGTGCAAAATAAAAAGCGAAAAGAATAATTCCTTCCGCTTTTTATAGCAATAAATACATTTCATATTGTGCTAAAGAATTCTTTTCAAATCCAGATTTCTTTAAAAACCCTTCCAGTAAATTGTTGTTTGGAAACCCAATTGATAAACTTGATAACTTTAATTCTTCACTTGCTACCTGTAATAATTTCGTCCCAACACCAATATTTCTATAGTCTTTGTCTATGAAAATAAAACTAATTTTACCTTGTTCATTTATACATACAGTACCTTTTAGATCATTATCGAAATATGCACCGTAAAATGTATGATTTGTTTTTTCGATATAATTAATATCATTTTGCCAATTTATATGGAAGTTTAACCATTTCTGAATCTCAACTTTAAATGTTGGAAATTCTAATTGTTTTACTTCAATATTTTTATTACCTTTATTCATTATTTTAGTTAAATCATTTAAATTATAATAAGAAAGATCATATACTTTTTCATAACCTAATTTGTTATAAAAATGAATCGCCCGATCGTTTCCTACAATAACTTCAAGAAAAAGCTGCTTACATTTATTTTGTGTCGCTTCTTCTTTATGTAACCCAAATAACTTTTGACTTACACCAATGCCTCGAAATTCTGGATGAACAGCTAATGTTCCGCAGCGCATTGTTTTTATACTTTCATATACCTTAATACCACCAAGTATTACACCAATACATTCGTCACCGTCTAAAGCAAGAAAGGAGTGTTCTAGCGAATTCCCTTCTGGCCCAAAAAATCTTTTTATAAAATCTTCTTTTGAAACTTCCAGTTTAATGATGTAATCTGAAAATCCATCCTTAAAAGCTTTATACACTAAATCTATACTTACTTCACTACATCTTTTGTATTGAATCATATAAGTATAATCCCCCGCTTTGACTTGTTATAAACTGCATTCAAATACATGAAATGAATTACCTTCACCATATCCATCTTTTATTTCATGAACAACAATTTGACTAAAACCATTAGTAATAAGTATATTTTCAAATTCTTTTAAATCATATAGTCTTATAGGAAAATCCATAATCTCAGTTTCTTTTATTTTCTCATCATGAATGATTTCATATTTCAGTATAATATTTAGAAGTTTTTGCGCCTTATCATATGAAACTTTTCTATACTCAACAATTAATTCATTGTTAATTTCTTTTCTATTTGTCTCTATCCAATCTAAAATTTGTTCTGTCTCACTTCCACCTTGTACAATTGTCAGAAGTAATTTGCCATTTTCCTTTAAGTTGTTTTTCATATTTTGAAGACTATTGTCTACTAAATTATTTGGTAAAAGTGAAAATGAACCGATAGGAATCATAATAAGATCATATTTTTTATCACTATGATATTCTTCTATTCTTCCTTGTGACACAACCGGTTTTAAGTTTAATTTTTCTGCTTTATCTTTACAAACTTTAAGCATATCTTTCGAAATATCAAACCCTTCTATATTCACACCATTTTGCATAAAGGGAATTAACATTCTACCATTTCCGCACATTGGTTCTAACACATGTATATTTTTATCTTTTGCAAAAGAAAGATAAAAATCCAATTCTTTTCCGGCTGCAATTGATTTATCACTTTCATATATCTTTGTACAAAGTTCTCCATAATACGTATGCAATTATAATTCACCTCTTAATTTGAAATGAGCGGGATATTCCCCCTCTTGTTATCTATTGTTAACTACAGTAATCTCATAAACACGTAAAAAAGTAATTAAATGCTCACACGCTCGTTCACATGCTAACATTTTAAAAACCTTTTGTTCTTCTTTCGTTTTGTCATTCGCTTGATCTGAGGCAGCTTTTAAACATAGAAATGGTTTGTTATTTACACGACATACATAAGCAAATGCTGCCACTTCTTGATCAACGGCTAAAGCACCGTATACAGTATGAAGTAAATACCTCATTTCTGAACTTCGAATACGTTGATCTCCAGATAGAAATGTACCAAAATGGACCGGGTCATACGAACGCAATTTCTTCATTCGTTTTACGAGTGATTTAGTTGTTTCAATAGGTGCTGTTCTACCATCATATAGATTAAAACTATCTTCTCCTGAACCAGCCGCTGTAACATCATGCTGCAAAGTATTAAGAGCTACAACGATGTGTCCATTTTTCACCTTATCTGATAAACTCCCGCAAATCCCTGTCATAAATAACTGGTCTGGCTGGAATTCACTTATTAATAGTTGTACACAACTAGCACAACTTACTTTACCGACACCAGTTACAACTGAAATAACTTCTAATTCATTAATAGAATGAAAATGAAATTCCCAAGCTGCTATTTTTTCTACACGCTCACTTGGATAATGTTGATGCAAATACGTAAGCTCTGGTTCCCATGCAGATACAATTGCGATCCTTTTCATTACACACTTCACTTCCTCCTATTTTCATGTAAATAAGTCATCTATACTCTCTCGTTCATATTCTGGTATCCACTCTTTATACTTCTCATATAAATCCCGTATCTTTTCTTTATTCTTCGCAATTACTTCACATCCTCTATCATCATAAATAAACATGATAATATCCTTTGTTACATTTATAAAAAATACATCTGGATGTGAAATTTCTTTTTTTCGCCCTAGACGTGGACGTAGGTCAGGGAAATCTTCATGATTAGCTGCTTGAATAAGCGGTTCATATTTAATATCTTCAGCAAGACATTTTAAAGAAAATTGATATGTACAATATAAGTCAGCTTCTTCATCCTCAAATAGAAAAGGGAATGTTTCTTGTCTTATATGAAACTTTAAATCCCTCTTTTTAATAAACCTATTGTATACATTTATTTTCTGCGCATTTTTTATATTTTCCTGTTTAAATCGATAAACATTTGTGACTAAAAAGACGGTATCTTCTTTTGAAAATATATCTTTAAATAGACTTTTATTATACCTATATAGTTGTGTAAAATATTCCATATTATACGTGTTACCATCTTCTTTGAATTGATATTTATCTTTCCCAAAATCAAAATGAAGATGATTTTCCCACTGAAAGTATATGGACGGTACTAACGTAACTCCTGGGAATGTTTGATTCATATATTCTTTAAATTGCATTTTTATACCCTTTCTACTCTACAATTTCTTTTAAATACCAATATGCTTCTTCTAACCACGGGTGTATGACTTTTAATGTATATTTTCTTTCCCACAAATATGAAATATATACAAAAGCAGCATGTTCCAAAGATTTTTCCAATCCTTTTTTTACCTCAATTAAATATGACGGTGTCCCTATTTGATCCCATTCTAATTTATCAGCAATAAATAATACTAAATCCATCTTCGTTGCATGTTTATGCAACGTAGTGTGGCAACTGATTGCATTTAAAACTTCTTCATCCTCTATTTTGAATATCTCTTTTGCAATTACACTCGATAATTTTTGATGAATAATCATTGGAAACTCTCGTTCTTCTTGTAATATTTCTATGCCAAATTCTTCAGCAACTGCAATCCGCTCCTCATTCGGAAAGATTGCACTAATATCATGTAAACACCCTGCAATCGCTGCTTTTTCTTCATCTTCATAAAATATTCCCGCAATTTTTCTCGCCTCATTTGCCACACGAATTGAATGTTTATATGTAAATTCTTTATTGTATTTTAATAGAAAAGCTTTAATATCATTTTCTATTTTTCCAGTTGGAGTAAATGAATATATATCATTATATAACATAGCAAGTCCCCCTTATAACTATCTTTCAGTATAATGTGGAGTTTAAATATCCTTCTTATTTTATATTCGTTATGAATGTTTTAATTCCTTTTTAATACGATACATGAAATTTTATGTAGAAACATTACTACAAAATACATAAATGTTTGATATTATAGTAATGTTGATTAATTGTAAGGAAAGGAACTAACTATAAAATGAATAAAAACATATTAATTATTGATGATGATAAAGATATTGTAGAATTACTGGCTGTTTATTTACGAAATGAAGGCTATAACATTTATAAAGCTTATGATGGTGATGAAGCATTACAAATGATATGTACATATGAAGTTGACCTTATGCTTTTAGATATTATGATGCCAAAACGAAACGGATTGGAAGTTTGTCAAGAAGTGCGTGAAAATAATACTGTACCTATCCTTATGCTTAGTGCAAAGGCTGAAGATATGGATAAAATTTTAGGACTTATGACCGGCGCAGATGATTATATGATTAAACCGTTTAATCCACTAGAATTAGTGGCTAGAGTGAAGGCTTTATTACGAAGATCCTCTTTCCAAAATGCTACTTCCCAAAAGAATGAAGATGGTATTATTCGTATTCGTTCTGTTGAAATACATAAACATAATCATACTGTTAAAGTAAATGGAGAATATATTAAACTCACCTCTATCGAATTTGATATTTTATATTTACTAGCGAGTAATACTGGAAGAGTATTTAGCTCTGAAGAGATATTCGAACGAGTTTGGAATGAAGACGGTTATGGTTCTAATAAAACGGTAATGGTCCATATTAGTAATTTACGCGATAAACTTGAAACCGTAATGAATGGTGAAAAACTAATTCATACGGTTTGGGGAGTAGGATATAAAATTGAGAAATGAAGCATTTGATATATTAAAAGATATACCAAAGTGGAAGCTTATTTTTTGGCTTTTATTAGCTATCACTCTTACACCAATTACCGAATTAATTATATTTCGCCTCGTAACGAGTGTAATTGAGAGTTCACTTACTCTAAGCGAACTAGGAAAAGAATTCATTAGAATTTTTGGCCATGAAAAATATATTGGATTAAAAGAGTCTTTATGGATGATGATTGTATCTTATTTGTTTTTATTTTCTATTTTCTCATCCTATTTATACATTTTTTATCGTCATGAAAGAAAGGTTTACTATGAAACTTGTATAAAAAAAATGATTGAAGAGATTCGGTATATTGCAAGTGGAAACTTTAATCATAAAGTTTCCATCGTACACCATAATTATTTAGAAGAACTGGCAACTGGGGTCAATCAAATTATTGAGCAATTAAAAGTTTCGATTGATGAAGAAAGACAGGCAGAACAAGCAAAAAGCGAACTTATTACAAATGTATCACATGACTTACGAACCCCTCTTACATCTATAGTTGGATACGTAAATTTAATCCATCATGATAATTATAGAGATGAAGTAGAATTACGATACTATATTCAAGTCATTTACGATAAAGTAACTCGTCTTAATGCATTAATGAATGACTTGTTTGAATATACACGCGTTCAAAATAAAGAGTTAAGTTTATATTCTGCTCCCATTGATATTGTAGAATTGCTTGGACAATTAACTGTCCAATTTCGGATACAGCTTCAAGAAGCTAATATTGAATGTCGCCCTTCTTTCCCATCTCAAAAGCTAATGGTACTAGCTGATGGGGATAAATTAGTACGTGTGTTTGAAAATCTAATCATAAACGCTATTACTTATGGAAATGATGGAGATCATATTGATATTACCGCTTACGAAAGCAATAACATGATTACAATTGATATAACAAATTACGGACAACCTATCCCTAGTACTGATTTACCTCATATTTTTGAACGTTTTTATCGTGTTGAAAAATCACGTTCAACAAACACTGGTGGATCTGGGCTCGGATTAGCAATTGCAAAAAGTATTGTTGAATTGCATAAAGGAACAATTGAAGTATATAGCGATGATAAAAAAACAACTTTCACTGTAAAATTACTCCCTTATAAAGCTTAATACCACATATTTATAGGTTCAATTTTTTATCATATAAAAAATTGAACCTTTTATATTCCATCAATATCCAAAATTTAATAATCCTTTATAATTCTTTAGAAATTCTTTACCTTTTCTTTCTTCCTAATTAAGCATTCCTTTTTACAATAATATTATTGATGTAATAGTAGGAGGATCGCTAATGCAATTCTTAAAAAAAATAACAGTTTTATTATTATCTTTTCTTATTACTGCACTTATCGTTTTATATTTTTATCTTTATGTAAATGGTCCAATTATTCAAGCTAAATCAGCTATTTTAATAGATACTAATTCTGGTGAGATTGTTTATAAAAAAAATGAAGAAACTCCTATACAATCAGCTACTTTATCTAAATTAATGACAGAGTATATCGCACTGGAACAACTGAATGAAGGAAAAATACAGTTAGATGAATTAGTAAAAATAAGTAACGAAGTTTTCCGAGCAGAAACGAGTCCTATACAAGTAACTTCGAAAGATAAAACGACGGTTCGTGATTTACTTCATGCATTGTTTTTGACAGGGAATAATCGTTCCGCACTTGCCCTTGCAGAACACATTGCTGGAAACGAAGATAACTTTACACTTTTAATGAATGACAAAGCAAAACAACTAAAGTTATCACAACCATCCCCGTTTCTAAATGCTACTGGAATTAATAACGATACGAATAAACAATCAACTACAACATCGATAGACGTCGCTAAACTAGCAACACAATTAGTAAAAGACTTTCCAGATGTATTGAATGTTACGAAACTAACCTCTTACCAATTTACCTTCAAAGATTCAAAAGTTTTCAATACAAATAAAATGATATATTCCCTTAATAAAAACATTAAACTCCAAGGTGTTGACGGCTTACAAACTAGTTTTTCAACTAATGGTAATTATAGTTTTGTCAGTACAGCCACACGAGGAGATACTAGACTTATTTCAGTAATATTAGACGCCGGTGATGAAAACAGTACTTTTATTGAAACAAAAAAGTTACTTCAGTACGGTTTTGATCCTTCCTCGTACTCTGCACTCCAAGCTTTTAAAGATGCTGTTACATCTTGGACAATATTGTTTCAGTTTAAAAATTTAATCATACAAATGATTATGATCTTTTTCATCATTACAATCTTAATGTTTTTATATATACGTCAAAAAAAAGCCGAGGATTTTAATTAAGAAATCTTCTTATATATAAAAACCGACTTGCGTTTACACTGCAAGTCGGTTTCTAAATCTACAATCCTCTTCCAACTAAATTCGCTGAAACGGGCTGAAGATTTAATTCTCTTGCCCATATAGATATCTGACCAATATGATGAATTTCATGTACAATTACATGCATTAAAACTTCACCGTATTTATATGTTTTATCTGTCCATGAAGCTTTCAATATTTTTGATTCGAAGTCGCCAGACCATAACGCAAAAAGTTATCTAATTCTCGTCTATATAAATCAGATAATGACTTGTACATATCGTTTTATACATTTAACCATTCACAATCACTTCTCTTCGATTAAGTTCCTCTATTATTTGATCAATTATTTCACTTATAGATAAAGATCCATCCAATACAATATCCGAATTCGGCTTAACAGTATGAATTGCCTCTAAATAAGCTTTTCTCGCATGTGTCATGTAATGTTTCAAATTATTATGTATTTCACTCATTGTATCTTCTTTAAAATCTCTCAAAATTCTTCTAGCCATCGCAATATCTAAAGGTGTATCGATAAATATAGTTACATCAATGAATTTTCCCACTTCTCTATTTAAGTATGCAAAAGGATAATCTACAATAATATAATCTAAACTACTATCTTGTATAGAACGCTGAATATCATTCATTAGCGGTGTAAGTACCCATTCATCGTAATTAGCTCCATCATCAATCCATTTGCAAATATCAACCGGACAGTTATCAAATTTATATCTATCAAAATATAGAGCCTTTGATTTTTTCAACTCATGAGCTAAACTTTCTGTAATGGTAGTTTTACCGCCCCCTGAAACAGCTGCAATTGAAATTATTTTTGTTTTTTTATTCACGATTCCCACCAAACCCCTTTTGTTAACATAATATAATTATAAAATACTATTATTTATTGTTCCATTCATATTCTAACATACTCATTTCCCATAAATTCCAATACGTTTCTCCTACTCTTTTTGACTCTCTTAATAAACCTTCTTTTACAAAACCTATTTTTTCGTAACAAGAAATAGCTGACTTATTAAAGTCATAAACACCAAGAGTTACTCTATGTAGTTTTAATTCATCAAAAGCAATACAAAGTACGGCTTTCATCATATGTTTCCCTATAGAACGCCCTCTCATTTTCGTATTACCAACTAGCACTTTTCCAATTCTAGCAGACTTATTTATATTATCTATTTGTCCAAGAGAAATATGACCAATAACTGCTTTAGTCTCTTCATCCATTATTTTGAATGCCAGTGTGTTTGCACATTCTGTATATTTCTCTAATTGCTGTTCATTTAAAGGATATGTGAATGCATTTCCCGACCATTGTATTAAAAATTCTTCGGAATTAATCCAATTTATTAATTGTTTGAAATCAGATCTTGTAAATTGTTTCAGCTTGATCACTCTCATTCTCCTTTCACACAACCTTTTATACACCTTCAAATTTATTTCTATATGAAAAATATATTCCCTTTTAAACAAAATAAAAAGCCATTCATAAGAATGGCTTAGCATCAATAAAGCATAATTAATCTTTATTTGCTACGTCAACACCGTTAAAATCAAACTCATCAGTAACAGTTGTAGCAGGTGGTAAAATTGCTTCAATTTTACAAAGAGATATAATTGCTGCAACTGAACCAGGAATAGCAGCTAGCTTAACAACATCGCAAGTTACCGAAGAAACAGTACCTATATAAGTACGTCCTTCAGTGTTAATTCGCACTGTTTTATTAATTAATTTTTTAAGCTCATCTCTAATTCCTTGTACACAAGAACTGTCACATTTCTCATTCTTTTCCTTTTTACACTCTTCAAAAATGTCCCAACAATCATCATGCTTACACGTACATTTCTTTCTACAATTATTAAATCGAGAACCCAAAACCTCACCCCCTAATCCTTTCTACTAGTAAAGTATGTCCAATAGCTTAAAAGTGTACGAGACAAAAGCATAGAAACAAAAAAACAAACACTTGTACTAAACCTT
It encodes:
- a CDS encoding GNAT family N-acetyltransferase, whose amino-acid sequence is MIQYKRCSEVSIDLVYKAFKDGFSDYIIKLEVSKEDFIKRFFGPEGNSLEHSFLALDGDECIGVILGGIKVYESIKTMRCGTLAVHPEFRGIGVSQKLFGLHKEEATQNKCKQLFLEVIVGNDRAIHFYNKLGYEKVYDLSYYNLNDLTKIMNKGNKNIEVKQLEFPTFKVEIQKWLNFHINWQNDINYIEKTNHTFYGAYFDNDLKGTVCINEQGKISFIFIDKDYRNIGVGTKLLQVASEELKLSSLSIGFPNNNLLEGFLKKSGFEKNSLAQYEMYLLL
- a CDS encoding class I SAM-dependent methyltransferase, which produces MHTYYGELCTKIYESDKSIAAGKELDFYLSFAKDKNIHVLEPMCGNGRMLIPFMQNGVNIEGFDISKDMLKVCKDKAEKLNLKPVVSQGRIEEYHSDKKYDLIMIPIGSFSLLPNNLVDNSLQNMKNNLKENGKLLLTIVQGGSETEQILDWIETNRKEINNELIVEYRKVSYDKAQKLLNIILKYEIIHDEKIKETEIMDFPIRLYDLKEFENILITNGFSQIVVHEIKDGYGEGNSFHVFECSL
- the mtnN gene encoding 5'-methylthioadenosine/S-adenosylhomocysteine nucleosidase encodes the protein MKRIAIVSAWEPELTYLHQHYPSERVEKIAAWEFHFHSINELEVISVVTGVGKVSCASCVQLLISEFQPDQLFMTGICGSLSDKVKNGHIVVALNTLQHDVTAAGSGEDSFNLYDGRTAPIETTKSLVKRMKKLRSYDPVHFGTFLSGDQRIRSSEMRYLLHTVYGALAVDQEVAAFAYVCRVNNKPFLCLKAASDQANDKTKEEQKVFKMLACERACEHLITFLRVYEITVVNNR
- a CDS encoding DUF3885 domain-containing protein, whose product is MQFKEYMNQTFPGVTLVPSIYFQWENHLHFDFGKDKYQFKEDGNTYNMEYFTQLYRYNKSLFKDIFSKEDTVFLVTNVYRFKQENIKNAQKINVYNRFIKKRDLKFHIRQETFPFLFEDEEADLYCTYQFSLKCLAEDIKYEPLIQAANHEDFPDLRPRLGRKKEISHPDVFFINVTKDIIMFIYDDRGCEVIAKNKEKIRDLYEKYKEWIPEYERESIDDLFT
- the yqeK gene encoding bis(5'-nucleosyl)-tetraphosphatase (symmetrical) YqeK, yielding MLYNDIYSFTPTGKIENDIKAFLLKYNKEFTYKHSIRVANEARKIAGIFYEDEEKAAIAGCLHDISAIFPNEERIAVAEEFGIEILQEEREFPMIIHQKLSSVIAKEIFKIEDEEVLNAISCHTTLHKHATKMDLVLFIADKLEWDQIGTPSYLIEVKKGLEKSLEHAAFVYISYLWERKYTLKVIHPWLEEAYWYLKEIVE
- a CDS encoding response regulator transcription factor — translated: MNKNILIIDDDKDIVELLAVYLRNEGYNIYKAYDGDEALQMICTYEVDLMLLDIMMPKRNGLEVCQEVRENNTVPILMLSAKAEDMDKILGLMTGADDYMIKPFNPLELVARVKALLRRSSFQNATSQKNEDGIIRIRSVEIHKHNHTVKVNGEYIKLTSIEFDILYLLASNTGRVFSSEEIFERVWNEDGYGSNKTVMVHISNLRDKLETVMNGEKLIHTVWGVGYKIEK
- a CDS encoding sensor histidine kinase, with protein sequence MRNEAFDILKDIPKWKLIFWLLLAITLTPITELIIFRLVTSVIESSLTLSELGKEFIRIFGHEKYIGLKESLWMMIVSYLFLFSIFSSYLYIFYRHERKVYYETCIKKMIEEIRYIASGNFNHKVSIVHHNYLEELATGVNQIIEQLKVSIDEERQAEQAKSELITNVSHDLRTPLTSIVGYVNLIHHDNYRDEVELRYYIQVIYDKVTRLNALMNDLFEYTRVQNKELSLYSAPIDIVELLGQLTVQFRIQLQEANIECRPSFPSQKLMVLADGDKLVRVFENLIINAITYGNDGDHIDITAYESNNMITIDITNYGQPIPSTDLPHIFERFYRVEKSRSTNTGGSGLGLAIAKSIVELHKGTIEVYSDDKKTTFTVKLLPYKA
- a CDS encoding D-alanyl-D-alanine carboxypeptidase family protein, coding for MQFLKKITVLLLSFLITALIVLYFYLYVNGPIIQAKSAILIDTNSGEIVYKKNEETPIQSATLSKLMTEYIALEQLNEGKIQLDELVKISNEVFRAETSPIQVTSKDKTTVRDLLHALFLTGNNRSALALAEHIAGNEDNFTLLMNDKAKQLKLSQPSPFLNATGINNDTNKQSTTTSIDVAKLATQLVKDFPDVLNVTKLTSYQFTFKDSKVFNTNKMIYSLNKNIKLQGVDGLQTSFSTNGNYSFVSTATRGDTRLISVILDAGDENSTFIETKKLLQYGFDPSSYSALQAFKDAVTSWTILFQFKNLIIQMIMIFFIITILMFLYIRQKKAEDFN
- a CDS encoding GNAT family N-acetyltransferase, whose protein sequence is MIKLKQFTRSDFKQLINWINSEEFLIQWSGNAFTYPLNEQQLEKYTECANTLAFKIMDEETKAVIGHISLGQIDNINKSARIGKVLVGNTKMRGRSIGKHMMKAVLCIAFDELKLHRVTLGVYDFNKSAISCYEKIGFVKEGLLRESKRVGETYWNLWEMSMLEYEWNNK